In one window of Rhinopithecus roxellana isolate Shanxi Qingling chromosome 15, ASM756505v1, whole genome shotgun sequence DNA:
- the FOLR1 gene encoding folate receptor alpha, producing MAQRMTTQLLLLLVWVAVVGEAQTRTARARTELLNVCMNAKHHKEKPGPEDKLHEQCRPWKKNACCSTNTSQEAHKDVSYLYRFNWNHCGEMAPACKRHFIQDTCLYECSPNLGPWIQQVDQSWRKERVLNVPLCKEDCEQWWEDCRTSYTCKSNWHKGWNWTSGFNKCPVGAACQPFHFYFPTPTVLCNEIWTYSYKVSNYSRGSGRCIQMWFDPAQGNPNEEVARFYAAAMSGAGPWAAWPLLLSLALTLLWLLS from the exons ATGGCTCAACGGATGACAACACAGCTGCTGCTCCTTCTAGTGTGGGTGGCTGTAGTAGGGGAGGCTCAGACAAGGACTGCACGGGCCAGGACTGAGCTTCTCAATGTCTGCATGAACGCCAAGCACCACAAGGAAAAGCCAGGCCCGGAGGACAAGTTGCATGAGCAG TGTCGTCCCTGGAAGAAGAATGCCTGCTGTTCTACCAACACCAGCCAGGAAGCCCATAAGGATGTTTCCTACCTATATAGATTCAACTGGAACCACTGTGGAGAGATGGCACCTGCCTGCAAACGGCATTTCATCCAGGACACCTGCCTCTACGAGTGCTCCCCCAACTTGGGGCCCTGGATCCAGCAG GTGGATCAGAGCTGGCGCAAAGAGCGGGTGCTGAACGTGCCCCTGTGCAAAGAGGACTGTGAGCAATGGTGGGAAGATTGTCGCACCTCCTACACCTGCAAGAGCAACTGGCACAAAGGCTGGAACTGGACCTCAG GGTTTAACAAGTGCCCAGTGGGAGCTGCCTGCCAACCTTTCCATTTCTACTTCCCCACACCCACTGTTCTGTGCAATGAAATCTGGACTTACTCCTACAAGGTCAGCAACTACAGCCGAGGGAGTGGCCGCTGCATCCAGATGTGGTTCGACCCAGCCCAGGGCAACCCCAATGAGGAAGTGGCGAGGTTCTATGCTGCAGCCATGAGTGGGGCTGGGCCCTGGGCAGCCTGGCCTCTCCTACTTAGCCTGGCCCTAACGCTGCTTTGGCTGCTAAGCTGA